One Gimesia aquarii DNA segment encodes these proteins:
- a CDS encoding glycosyltransferase family 2 protein, translated as MTSRDRETICNSCEHQRNYACTKHGEEWEKLVHNNQFHCEKWGAVPDACSPLEVAVVITSHNYGKFLEECLQSVLEQSQSASEIIVVDDSSTDNTKEVTEDFASKGVKYLRVENRSALFSRHDGYLQTESGVVLFVDADDILPSNYIELGMKEFTNQDVGVVYADHQHFGESTRRTNFPEYSQNRLFQGENFVSTCSFVRREALNLCDAWDRKFDEYFMPEDYWMFQRIALDGWDFKKSKAILNYRRHSSQMSQNRDPIDPKEVYYHSHGLEYQTVTLFIPLAGRKWAWDRLKMFLDRQNWPHDQIKLILCDTSQDDRFSTMVRYWIGDCNYSDVRHFKLDVGLKGLADKNRRDREVQLKVKQSICKIYNQLRLMLETPYCWILEDDVLPPDDVLERLMKHFNVDVGAVTAPYQSRFSGNPVVWMQDGIKNIKPMTPAVPPKPNEPQVAEMRGSGFGCLIARSEVIKQHVMALPVTEDDLDPYFFKSMGDHWRRLCDWSCKSQHWGPDRVYLIGEKKEEIPPGKYGPCCPLCGLPPNESGMVLCGCPPK; from the coding sequence ATGACATCAAGAGACCGAGAGACAATTTGTAATTCATGTGAGCACCAGCGAAACTACGCTTGTACTAAACACGGTGAAGAGTGGGAAAAGCTGGTTCACAACAATCAGTTTCACTGTGAAAAATGGGGAGCTGTTCCCGATGCCTGTAGCCCTCTTGAAGTCGCAGTTGTGATCACCAGTCATAATTACGGCAAATTTCTTGAAGAGTGCTTACAGAGCGTTCTGGAGCAGTCTCAATCAGCCTCAGAGATTATCGTCGTCGACGATTCCAGCACAGACAACACAAAGGAAGTGACGGAAGACTTTGCCAGCAAGGGTGTGAAGTATTTACGAGTCGAAAATAGGAGTGCTCTGTTCTCGCGGCACGATGGTTATTTGCAGACAGAATCAGGAGTCGTGCTGTTTGTGGATGCTGATGATATTCTGCCTTCCAACTATATCGAATTGGGAATGAAAGAATTCACTAATCAAGATGTCGGTGTAGTTTATGCCGATCATCAGCACTTCGGAGAATCGACGCGAAGAACAAACTTTCCTGAGTATTCCCAAAACAGGCTGTTTCAGGGAGAGAATTTTGTGAGTACCTGCTCTTTTGTTCGACGAGAAGCACTTAATCTTTGCGATGCCTGGGACCGAAAGTTTGATGAATACTTCATGCCTGAAGACTATTGGATGTTTCAGCGAATCGCTCTGGATGGTTGGGATTTCAAAAAGTCAAAAGCCATCCTGAATTATCGCAGACACTCCAGTCAGATGAGCCAGAATCGAGATCCGATTGACCCTAAAGAGGTTTATTACCATTCGCATGGATTGGAATACCAGACGGTCACTCTGTTTATTCCGCTTGCGGGACGAAAATGGGCGTGGGATCGTTTGAAAATGTTCCTGGATCGCCAAAACTGGCCTCACGATCAAATCAAGCTGATCCTCTGCGATACGAGCCAAGACGACAGGTTTTCCACAATGGTCAGATATTGGATTGGTGATTGCAATTATTCGGACGTGAGACACTTTAAATTGGATGTTGGGTTGAAGGGGCTCGCTGACAAGAATCGTCGAGATCGTGAGGTACAACTGAAGGTGAAGCAATCTATTTGCAAGATCTATAACCAGCTTAGATTGATGCTGGAAACGCCATATTGTTGGATTCTGGAAGACGACGTGCTCCCTCCTGATGATGTACTCGAAAGGCTGATGAAGCACTTCAACGTTGACGTAGGAGCTGTGACAGCACCGTATCAATCCCGTTTCAGTGGGAATCCTGTTGTTTGGATGCAGGATGGAATTAAAAACATTAAGCCGATGACTCCAGCGGTTCCCCCAAAACCGAATGAACCACAGGTCGCAGAGATGCGGGGTTCTGGGTTCGGTTGTCTTATTGCACGATCGGAAGTGATCAAACAACATGTGATGGCATTGCCAGTTACCGAGGACGATCTGGATCCGTACTTCTTTAAGTCGATGGGAGACCATTGGCGACGGCTATGCGATTGGTCCTGCAAGTCACAGCATTGGGGGCCAGATCGGGTTTATTTGATTGGAGAAAAAAAAGAAGAAATTCCCCCAGGAAAGTACGGTCCTTGTTGCCCTTTATGCGGACTGCCGCCTAATGAATCAGGCATGGTTTTGTGTGGGTGCCCTCCAAAATAG
- a CDS encoding LexA family transcriptional regulator produces MDRRAICLKNLTPKQQQVLSYIGVFIHKHGQAPSVREIGRHFGIKSTNGVCNHLKALERKGRLIRREFMYHSLEVVDNLRMRLGGVVS; encoded by the coding sequence GTGGATAGAAGGGCAATTTGCTTGAAAAACCTAACCCCCAAACAACAGCAAGTCCTAAGCTATATCGGCGTATTCATCCACAAGCACGGGCAGGCTCCGTCTGTGCGAGAGATTGGCAGACATTTCGGAATCAAGTCAACCAATGGAGTGTGCAATCACTTAAAAGCTCTGGAGCGAAAAGGTAGGCTTATACGGCGCGAGTTCATGTATCATAGCCTTGAGGTGGTAGATAATCTGCGAATGCGGTTAGGCGGGGTGGTGTCGTGA
- a CDS encoding 2OG-Fe(II) oxygenase codes for MLEIAKNILVIENFLTSEECINYIEYSEYLGYQAADVDVHGVRKQIKEIRTNERADIESQNTADDLWEKLKHYQLPETELGKAVGLSPFIRFYRYSGQQKFNMHKDGIKRHQGFESRYTMIVYLNTILEGGETAFRTNDLEIKPKEGHCLLFAHELWHTGKPVTCDETKYVLRTDVFYKTSQ; via the coding sequence ATGCTAGAAATTGCAAAAAATATCCTGGTGATTGAAAATTTTTTGACTTCTGAAGAATGCATTAATTACATCGAATACAGCGAGTATCTCGGCTATCAAGCAGCTGATGTTGATGTACATGGGGTTCGAAAACAAATCAAGGAAATTCGAACCAACGAACGCGCAGATATTGAGTCACAGAATACTGCGGACGACTTATGGGAAAAGCTGAAACATTATCAGTTGCCTGAGACAGAGCTGGGTAAAGCAGTCGGTTTAAGCCCCTTTATTCGCTTCTATCGTTATAGTGGACAACAGAAGTTCAACATGCATAAAGATGGAATAAAACGACATCAAGGATTTGAATCGCGTTATACAATGATCGTATATTTAAACACAATTTTAGAAGGTGGAGAGACGGCATTTAGAACAAATGATCTAGAGATAAAGCCAAAAGAAGGCCATTGTTTATTATTTGCACACGAGTTGTGGCATACCGGTAAGCCTGTAACTTGCGATGAAACAAAATATGTTCTCCGCACTGATGTTTTTTACAAAACCTCGCAATAA
- a CDS encoding Gfo/Idh/MocA family protein — protein sequence MQDKTNKTDKTHSSLNRRKFLAASASAAAIGFGAPAFVRGRNLNEKLNIAIIGSGGRGGSNLRSVSSENITVLCDVNEQNLFRAGQSHPKAEKVKDFRKVFDHPEKFDAVVVSTCEHTHAFATLPALQLKKHVYCEKPLTHSVWEARVIREAARKANVATQMGTQIHAGDNYRRVVELVQSGAIGPVQEAHVWVSRAWGWHPSEAEAKAANDIVYSPKRPSHSDPVPKGVDWDLWLGPAPERPFNNIYFPGPKWYRWWDFGNGTMSDLGSHWIDLPFWALKLDYPLTIEAEGPPIQKEIAPASMQAVYEYGQRGDLPPVTVGWYQGTNKPKFWQEKKIPQWANGVLFVGEKGMLLSDYRKHVLLPEKEFADFTPPAPSIPKSLGHHAEWIHASKTGEPTTCNFEYAGLLTEANHLGNVAYRTGKKLHWDTQAMRATNAPESDQYIRREYRKGWKLI from the coding sequence GTGCAAGACAAAACAAATAAAACAGACAAAACTCATTCTTCTTTGAATCGCAGAAAATTTTTGGCTGCTTCCGCCTCTGCTGCCGCGATTGGCTTCGGTGCTCCTGCCTTTGTTCGTGGCAGGAATCTAAATGAAAAACTGAATATCGCCATAATCGGTTCCGGAGGCCGTGGCGGCAGTAATTTGAGATCTGTCTCTTCTGAAAATATTACCGTGCTCTGTGATGTTAACGAACAGAACCTGTTCCGCGCTGGACAGAGCCATCCCAAGGCAGAAAAAGTCAAGGACTTCCGTAAGGTCTTCGACCATCCTGAGAAATTTGACGCGGTTGTCGTCAGTACTTGCGAACATACGCATGCATTCGCCACACTACCGGCGCTTCAATTGAAGAAACATGTCTATTGTGAAAAACCATTAACACATAGTGTTTGGGAAGCCCGCGTGATTCGGGAAGCAGCCCGGAAAGCAAATGTCGCAACGCAGATGGGCACACAAATTCATGCGGGTGACAATTATCGTCGAGTGGTCGAACTCGTTCAATCAGGGGCCATTGGTCCCGTACAGGAAGCTCACGTCTGGGTTTCCCGTGCCTGGGGCTGGCATCCTTCAGAAGCAGAAGCGAAAGCAGCCAATGATATTGTGTACTCTCCCAAACGTCCGAGTCATTCTGATCCTGTGCCTAAAGGAGTCGACTGGGATCTCTGGTTAGGCCCCGCGCCAGAACGTCCCTTTAACAACATTTATTTCCCGGGGCCGAAATGGTACCGTTGGTGGGATTTTGGAAATGGAACAATGTCTGACTTAGGCAGCCATTGGATCGACTTACCCTTCTGGGCCTTAAAGCTGGATTATCCCCTCACCATCGAAGCGGAAGGGCCTCCGATTCAAAAAGAAATCGCGCCAGCATCGATGCAAGCAGTTTATGAATACGGACAACGCGGTGATTTGCCCCCCGTGACGGTCGGCTGGTATCAAGGTACCAATAAACCAAAGTTCTGGCAGGAAAAGAAAATTCCTCAGTGGGCCAACGGCGTACTGTTTGTCGGTGAGAAAGGCATGCTGCTTTCTGATTACCGAAAACATGTTTTACTGCCAGAAAAAGAATTCGCCGACTTCACTCCTCCAGCGCCTTCGATTCCCAAGTCATTGGGACATCACGCCGAGTGGATTCACGCCAGCAAAACAGGCGAACCTACTACGTGCAACTTCGAGTATGCAGGTCTGTTAACGGAAGCCAACCACCTTGGTAACGTGGCCTATCGGACTGGTAAAAAGCTACACTGGGATACTCAAGCCATGCGCGCGACGAATGCTCCTGAATCCGATCAATATATCCGCCGCGAATACCGCAAAGGTTGGAAATTGATTTAG
- a CDS encoding LexA family protein, whose protein sequence is MKTTETPTRQNLTEKQEAIYSFIKQEIIEQRLSPTVREIGEQFGIRSSNGVMCHLRALERKGWIKRDHYLSRGITLITEPITQLLTLTPGEAACLGDIYVGCVNAQDRSVTLEVIAPDTMGEIRKDI, encoded by the coding sequence ATGAAAACAACAGAAACACCAACCAGACAAAATTTGACAGAAAAACAAGAGGCAATCTACTCATTCATTAAACAGGAAATTATCGAACAACGCCTTTCTCCCACCGTTCGGGAAATTGGCGAACAGTTCGGAATCCGATCTTCGAATGGCGTCATGTGTCATCTAAGAGCATTGGAACGTAAGGGGTGGATCAAACGAGATCATTATCTTTCAAGAGGCATCACCCTGATTACGGAACCCATCACTCAGTTGCTTACACTCACCCCCGGTGAAGCAGCTTGTTTAGGCGATATCTACGTCGGCTGTGTCAACGCACAAGACAGAAGTGTGACACTCGAAGTGATCGCTCCCGATACGATGGGAGAAATACGCAAAGACATATGA
- a CDS encoding PVC-type heme-binding CxxCH protein, which translates to MNHQPPRISSFGCSIVYLLLCIFHVEFAQAEDLPRVPKGFSIDRVTNSELTKYPMMGGFDDRGRLFIAESSGENTRAPQLMKEPKSFIRMLEDQDGDGRFDKSTIFADKMTLPMGALWHDGSLYVASPPNIWRLTDHDDDGVADERKIIVDHFGFSGNAASIHGCFRGPEGRLYWCDGRHGHEFKDKSGKVTSKGLAARIFSCKPDGSDIEVFCGGGMDNPVEIDFTPEGEMIGSVNILMTRPRVDCLVHWMEGGVYPHFEDCVAEFKRTGDLLGPITRFGHVAVSGMLCYRSSQFGSEYQGNIFTTIFNTHKMIRSQLVRNGATFETKEEDFLVSENPDFHPTDVIEDADGSLLVIDTGGWFRIGCPQSQISKPEIHGAIYRIRKTDTPTLSDPYGLALDWKGLSPNRLIQLLNDSRPVVQQKAIHELAKAGDLVVPLLGKVVAAPSGSFYNDTSKRNAIWTLSRIASKKARTAIQGGLKSSETVQMTAARCLGTLRDTNSIAQLSRIVKEGKPPAQRTTATALGRICEAGRNVSTSERDLQTVVESLFHAMKTGAPDRTLEHALIFAMIRIDQRDLMLAGLNDSSPAVRRAALVALDQMDSGNLTRELVTPLLDTDDPALQKEALTIIGEHDGWAGETLTLLKTWLNEESLSEERAAVLRGFLIAQSSDPNVQALIAQALTSDETSQSAKSILLEVIQRSSLKEFPVIWRTALEQTLKKSNPELQILVVRIAQTHDLPDLNELLKSLALDKKQPANLRIESLSAISSDLKKVDQETFDFLMSRMNEEYPPLDRLSAARALAGLPHSEDQLIQLSKELDAPGPLALPVLLRSYSKSNDSQVGHALIKGLNRSSAATNLSADELAGLLKKYPESVQKAAAPLLKKLGVDLAQQKAHLESLKPLLTEGRLEEGKKIFFGKKAACSGCHAVENLGGKVGPDLTRIGAIRTGTDLLEAIALPSASFARGYRSYLVVTDAGKIYTGVISRESTDTVYLRTADLSEVRIARDEIEVMKESPTSIMPKGLEQRLTPQEIRDLLAYLQHRK; encoded by the coding sequence GTGAATCACCAACCGCCTCGCATTTCCTCTTTTGGTTGCTCGATTGTCTACTTGCTTTTGTGTATTTTTCATGTTGAGTTTGCCCAAGCCGAAGATCTTCCACGTGTTCCCAAAGGCTTCAGTATCGATCGCGTGACTAATAGTGAGCTAACCAAATACCCGATGATGGGTGGATTCGATGATCGAGGTCGCTTATTCATTGCCGAAAGTTCAGGAGAAAACACACGCGCTCCTCAATTGATGAAGGAGCCCAAAAGTTTTATCCGCATGTTAGAAGATCAAGACGGCGATGGTCGGTTTGATAAAAGCACTATTTTTGCAGACAAGATGACGCTTCCGATGGGGGCGTTGTGGCATGATGGTTCTTTGTATGTTGCGAGTCCTCCTAATATCTGGCGTTTAACAGATCACGATGATGATGGAGTGGCTGATGAGCGAAAAATTATCGTGGATCATTTTGGGTTTTCCGGAAATGCCGCCAGTATCCATGGTTGCTTTCGTGGTCCGGAGGGGCGCCTTTACTGGTGTGATGGACGACATGGTCACGAGTTTAAGGACAAATCAGGAAAGGTGACTAGCAAGGGTCTGGCGGCTCGGATCTTCTCATGTAAGCCCGATGGTTCGGACATTGAAGTCTTCTGTGGTGGCGGCATGGATAACCCGGTCGAAATTGATTTCACACCGGAAGGTGAAATGATTGGTTCGGTGAATATCTTAATGACGCGGCCGCGCGTAGATTGTCTGGTTCACTGGATGGAAGGGGGCGTGTACCCTCACTTCGAAGATTGTGTCGCGGAATTTAAACGAACTGGCGATTTACTGGGGCCGATTACACGCTTTGGCCATGTTGCTGTCTCTGGTATGTTGTGTTATCGGTCCTCACAGTTTGGTTCTGAGTACCAAGGCAATATTTTTACGACCATTTTCAACACGCATAAGATGATTCGTTCTCAATTAGTGCGCAACGGTGCGACATTTGAAACCAAGGAAGAAGATTTCCTGGTTTCAGAGAATCCTGACTTTCATCCCACCGATGTAATTGAAGACGCCGATGGCAGTTTGCTTGTGATTGATACCGGCGGGTGGTTTCGGATTGGATGCCCACAGTCTCAGATCTCCAAGCCGGAGATTCATGGTGCCATTTATCGGATTCGTAAAACAGATACGCCGACGTTATCAGATCCGTATGGTTTAGCCTTGGACTGGAAAGGGCTCTCCCCGAATCGTTTAATACAGCTTTTGAATGATTCCCGTCCTGTTGTTCAACAAAAGGCGATTCATGAGTTAGCCAAAGCAGGTGATCTTGTGGTGCCTTTGCTTGGCAAAGTCGTTGCTGCTCCCTCCGGTTCATTTTACAACGATACCAGTAAACGAAACGCAATCTGGACACTTTCACGCATCGCTAGTAAAAAAGCGCGCACAGCAATTCAGGGGGGACTCAAATCTTCTGAGACAGTGCAAATGACAGCCGCGCGGTGCTTAGGGACACTACGCGACACGAATTCCATTGCACAATTATCGCGAATTGTTAAAGAAGGGAAGCCCCCCGCGCAACGTACTACGGCGACTGCTTTAGGACGCATTTGTGAAGCGGGTCGAAATGTCTCTACTTCAGAACGTGATTTACAAACTGTGGTAGAATCACTGTTCCATGCAATGAAAACAGGGGCTCCTGATCGTACATTGGAGCACGCATTGATTTTCGCCATGATTCGCATCGACCAGCGTGATCTGATGTTGGCGGGTTTGAACGATTCCAGTCCTGCTGTGCGCCGGGCTGCTTTGGTTGCTTTAGATCAGATGGATTCAGGGAATCTGACGCGCGAATTAGTGACGCCTTTATTAGATACGGATGATCCCGCACTCCAGAAAGAAGCGTTGACGATTATCGGTGAACACGACGGTTGGGCCGGTGAAACTCTCACATTATTAAAAACATGGTTGAATGAAGAGAGCCTGAGTGAAGAACGGGCCGCCGTGCTGAGAGGTTTTTTGATCGCCCAGTCGTCTGACCCAAATGTTCAAGCATTGATTGCACAAGCATTGACCAGTGATGAAACTTCGCAGTCAGCGAAGAGTATTTTATTAGAAGTGATTCAACGTTCTTCGTTGAAAGAATTTCCTGTTATCTGGCGAACCGCGTTAGAACAGACGTTGAAAAAATCGAACCCTGAATTACAAATTCTGGTCGTTCGAATTGCCCAGACTCATGATTTACCTGATTTGAATGAACTATTAAAATCGCTGGCTCTAGATAAGAAGCAGCCTGCCAACTTGCGGATTGAATCCTTATCAGCCATCAGCTCAGATTTAAAGAAAGTCGATCAAGAGACATTTGATTTTTTGATGTCGCGGATGAATGAAGAGTATCCACCGCTGGATCGCTTGTCGGCAGCGCGGGCACTCGCGGGGTTACCACATTCCGAAGATCAACTGATCCAATTATCCAAAGAGTTAGATGCACCAGGGCCTCTCGCTTTACCAGTGTTGTTGAGATCATATTCAAAAAGTAACGATTCACAAGTAGGGCACGCTTTAATCAAAGGTCTCAATCGTTCCTCTGCAGCGACAAATTTATCTGCTGATGAGTTAGCGGGATTATTGAAAAAATATCCTGAATCCGTCCAGAAAGCCGCGGCACCGTTGTTGAAAAAACTGGGAGTTGACTTGGCACAACAGAAAGCACACTTGGAATCACTCAAGCCATTATTAACCGAAGGTCGGCTTGAAGAGGGGAAAAAGATTTTCTTTGGTAAGAAAGCGGCCTGTTCAGGCTGTCATGCTGTAGAGAATCTGGGGGGTAAGGTGGGACCCGATTTGACTCGCATTGGCGCAATTCGTACAGGAACCGATTTACTGGAAGCCATCGCACTGCCGAGTGCCAGTTTTGCCCGTGGGTATCGATCCTATCTGGTAGTAACGGATGCGGGAAAAATCTACACTGGCGTAATTAGCCGTGAATCGACAGACACGGTTTACCTGAGAACAGCCGATTTATCAGAAGTACGTATCGCCCGAGATGAGATCGAGGTGATGAAAGAATCACCTACGTCCATCATGCCGAAGGGTCTTGAGCAACGATTGACTCCCCAGGAAATCCGGGATTTGCTTGCTTACCTTCAACACCGTAAGTAA
- a CDS encoding sulfatase, with the protein MLAAHNVLRLTFIFLLSIALFLPSSETQAAEKKQRPNILFAIADDWGWPHAGAYGDPVVKTPNFDRLAREGVLFQHAYISSPSCTPSRGAILTGKYHWQLEAGANLHCIFPDKFQTYPEILKEHGYTVGHTGKAWGPGRTETRGREIAGKRFKNFQDFLKQQEEGTPFCFWLGSGDPHRPYELGSGAKSGMDLSKIKLPACFPDAPEVRSDVADYYWEVQRFDKLVGDALALLEQKGELDNTIIFMTGDHGMPFPRSKSCLYDTGARVPLAARWPAKIQAGRKVTDFVSLIDLAPTFFEAAGVAIPADITGRSLTNVLSDSKSGRVDTSRGQIYFGKERHVPSQEAPDMGGYPCRAIRTDDFLYIHNYRPDRWPAGTPHYQKATFPGTWYGDCDNGPTKTYMIKNKDKDENHRRLYELSFGKLPAEELYDLRSDPDQLNNVAQGAMYQTIKRKLAEKLQKQLIATHDPRAMGQGAELEKHPYLGGGPKHPSLEVKRKKRAKKKQ; encoded by the coding sequence ATGCTTGCTGCTCACAATGTTTTACGTTTAACGTTCATTTTCTTATTATCGATCGCGTTATTTTTACCTTCTTCTGAAACTCAGGCTGCAGAAAAAAAACAGCGCCCCAATATTCTGTTTGCGATAGCCGACGACTGGGGTTGGCCGCATGCGGGCGCCTATGGTGACCCCGTTGTCAAAACACCGAACTTTGATCGTCTGGCACGGGAGGGTGTTTTGTTTCAGCATGCTTATATTTCATCCCCTTCCTGTACTCCCTCACGGGGGGCGATCCTAACGGGTAAATATCATTGGCAGCTGGAAGCAGGAGCGAATCTGCATTGCATTTTTCCGGACAAGTTTCAAACGTATCCTGAAATTTTAAAGGAGCACGGTTATACCGTCGGACATACAGGAAAAGCTTGGGGGCCGGGGCGAACAGAAACTCGCGGCAGAGAAATTGCAGGGAAACGATTTAAAAACTTTCAGGACTTTCTGAAACAACAAGAAGAGGGAACTCCTTTTTGCTTCTGGTTAGGCAGTGGCGATCCTCATCGCCCTTATGAACTCGGATCGGGAGCAAAAAGCGGGATGGATCTTTCCAAGATCAAGTTACCAGCCTGTTTTCCTGATGCACCTGAAGTTCGCAGTGATGTGGCCGACTATTATTGGGAAGTACAACGCTTTGACAAACTGGTGGGAGATGCACTTGCATTGTTAGAGCAAAAAGGCGAACTGGATAACACAATCATTTTTATGACCGGCGATCATGGTATGCCTTTCCCACGTAGTAAAAGTTGCCTCTATGATACCGGAGCAAGGGTTCCTCTGGCCGCCCGTTGGCCTGCTAAAATTCAAGCGGGACGGAAGGTGACTGATTTTGTCAGCCTGATTGACCTGGCTCCTACTTTTTTTGAGGCTGCCGGAGTTGCTATTCCTGCTGATATCACGGGTCGCAGCTTGACGAATGTTCTATCAGATTCAAAATCGGGCCGAGTGGATACCAGTCGAGGACAGATTTATTTTGGAAAAGAACGGCATGTGCCTTCGCAGGAAGCTCCCGATATGGGTGGTTATCCCTGTCGGGCGATTCGCACAGATGATTTTCTCTATATCCATAATTATCGACCTGATCGCTGGCCCGCCGGAACGCCGCATTACCAAAAGGCGACTTTCCCGGGAACCTGGTATGGTGATTGTGACAATGGGCCGACTAAGACATACATGATTAAGAACAAAGATAAAGATGAGAATCATCGCCGACTCTATGAGCTATCCTTTGGCAAATTACCCGCTGAAGAATTATATGATTTACGGAGTGACCCGGACCAATTGAATAATGTTGCTCAGGGAGCCATGTACCAAACCATTAAACGAAAGCTTGCTGAAAAATTGCAAAAGCAACTCATAGCCACACATGATCCGCGCGCGATGGGGCAGGGGGCTGAACTGGAAAAGCACCCCTATTTAGGTGGTGGTCCTAAACATCCGAGTCTGGAAGTTAAAAGAAAAAAACGAGCCAAGAAGAAACAGTAA
- a CDS encoding ferritin-like domain-containing protein encodes MEIRKFAERILLSESLEEKLTAATEIFTDQQPGKPLQIKEPTRPANLQFAAPRTAPAMPKPSAFVEQEKRALAHHIMANHELQALEVMAYILCAFPDAPADFRLGMCKIMADEQRHTRMHKERASVLGLEFGSLPVNCYIWKKALSYESILDYLAGLPLTFEGRNLDHTLEFEQYFLDAGDQRSAALMKVVYHDEIQHVAFGLHWLRQLKPDHLSDWETYEQHLHWPVRAALSVGDTFNREGRKQTGMSDEFIEQLYQSAQTDVPPNQKPKSLD; translated from the coding sequence ATGGAAATTCGTAAATTTGCCGAACGAATACTACTCAGCGAGTCACTCGAAGAAAAACTGACTGCCGCCACAGAAATATTCACAGACCAACAACCGGGCAAACCCCTGCAGATTAAAGAACCAACGCGTCCTGCAAATTTACAGTTTGCAGCTCCCCGCACTGCGCCTGCCATGCCAAAACCGTCTGCGTTTGTCGAGCAGGAAAAACGGGCACTCGCGCATCACATTATGGCGAATCATGAACTGCAAGCCTTGGAAGTGATGGCATATATTTTGTGTGCGTTCCCCGATGCTCCAGCTGATTTTCGTCTGGGGATGTGTAAAATCATGGCTGACGAACAACGCCATACCCGCATGCATAAAGAACGCGCTTCTGTACTGGGACTGGAGTTCGGCAGCTTGCCTGTGAATTGTTATATCTGGAAAAAAGCGCTTAGCTACGAAAGTATTCTTGACTATTTAGCAGGACTGCCCCTCACGTTTGAAGGACGTAATCTCGATCATACTCTCGAATTCGAACAATACTTTCTCGATGCAGGAGACCAGCGCAGTGCCGCATTAATGAAGGTGGTCTATCACGACGAAATTCAACATGTCGCTTTCGGCCTGCATTGGCTCCGCCAGTTGAAACCCGATCATCTCTCGGACTGGGAAACCTACGAACAACACCTGCACTGGCCGGTACGTGCTGCCCTTTCAGTAGGAGATACGTTTAACCGTGAAGGACGCAAGCAAACAGGCATGAGCGATGAATTCATCGAGCAACTCTACCAGTCAGCCCAAACGGATGTGCCACCCAACCAGAAGCCCAAAAGCCTGGATTAA
- a CDS encoding class I SAM-dependent methyltransferase, whose amino-acid sequence MNQSLTANHLDVGVGTGFYLEHCTFPATDVRLGILDLNSNSLEVTAKRASRYTPEVYQADILQPLPEQSQKFDSVSLNYLLHCLPGNLETKATLFDHLAPWLNPGATISGSTILQAGVPRSFVAKRLMHVYNQKQIFSNASDNLDALQSQLSSRYTDVELEVIGCVALFRAHCNPH is encoded by the coding sequence ATGAACCAGAGCCTCACCGCCAATCATCTAGATGTGGGGGTCGGAACCGGTTTTTATCTGGAGCATTGCACCTTTCCCGCTACTGATGTCAGACTTGGCATACTCGATTTAAACTCGAACAGTTTGGAAGTGACGGCCAAAAGAGCGAGCCGTTATACACCCGAAGTGTATCAAGCCGATATTTTACAACCGCTACCAGAACAATCACAGAAATTTGATTCGGTTAGTCTGAACTATCTCCTGCATTGTCTACCCGGAAATCTCGAAACGAAAGCCACATTGTTTGATCATCTTGCCCCCTGGTTAAATCCGGGAGCTACGATATCCGGCTCTACTATATTACAAGCGGGAGTGCCCAGGAGCTTCGTCGCCAAACGTTTAATGCACGTTTACAATCAAAAGCAGATCTTCAGCAATGCCTCTGATAATCTGGATGCGTTACAATCTCAGCTTTCCAGCCGTTATACTGATGTAGAACTCGAAGTCATTGGCTGCGTCGCTCTCTTTCGAGCACACTGTAATCCCCATTAG